The Desulfovibrio legallii genome has a window encoding:
- a CDS encoding thermonuclease family protein, translated as MSAGKICCVLVLAVLTASGALAGPLEGYVLTVEDGNTFTIAHTPEGRQPEAVVRFYGIEAPTLQQPLGPEARVRLAELLPRGTRVAIDPVGEADDGPLVSIVQVGGTSINYQLVVEGLAWVDRKRCRAVFCRRWYIQEHQAVQARRGIWGLNIGTPPWQWGR; from the coding sequence ATGTCCGCAGGGAAAATCTGTTGCGTTCTGGTCCTGGCCGTGCTGACGGCTTCGGGTGCGCTGGCCGGACCGTTGGAAGGCTATGTGCTTACCGTGGAGGACGGCAATACCTTTACCATAGCGCATACGCCCGAAGGCAGACAGCCTGAGGCAGTGGTGCGGTTTTACGGCATAGAGGCCCCCACCCTGCAGCAGCCCCTGGGGCCCGAAGCGCGTGTGCGCCTGGCCGAACTTTTGCCGCGCGGCACCAGAGTAGCCATTGATCCCGTGGGCGAAGCCGATGACGGCCCCCTGGTTTCTATTGTGCAGGTGGGGGGCACCTCCATCAATTATCAATTGGTCGTGGAGGGGCTCGCCTGGGTGGACCGCAAACGCTGCAGAGCGGTTTTCTGTCGGCGCTGGTATATCCAGGAGCACCAGGCCGTGCAGGCCCGGCGCGGCATCTGGGGCCTCAACATCGGCACGCCTCCCTGGCAGTGGGGGCGTTGA
- the feoB gene encoding ferrous iron transport protein B: MSAVRQFENHEDGPGKKAGVVRIALAGNPNSGKTTVFNGYTGARQHVGNYPGVTVDRKEGHITVEGTPVTVVDLPGTYSLTAYSQEELVARRELSAGHVQAVIDVVDASALERNLLLTVQMLEMGIPVVLCCNMMDEARAAGIHIDMEHLGKLLGIPVLPMVARSGEGLQAAMKTAIALAREGKREPLRFSYGSDLDPVIADMEKRIAESGLLTNRHLPSWVALKMLEGDSEIWHEARLSDAHITAELEDICKKTAAHVRDTLNANLESIITDYRYGYIRSLLRDGIVRQDAGKDRLALSDKLDKVLTNAFFGPLIMIGVLYLMFQVTFELGAYPQGWVEDGFTWLGDAITAALPEGLAQSLIVDGIIAGVGGVLSFVPLILIMFVLISFMEDSGYMARVAYMMDRIFRFFGLHGASVMPYIIAGGIAGGCAIPGAMATRTLRSPKEKLATLLTLPYMACGAKLPVFLLLAGAFFPDNAATVMFLLTLSGWVVALVVARFLRSTIVKGEATPFVMELPPYRMPTPFGLLLHCWERAWMYIKKAGTILVAVAVLIWAGMTFPSLPEDKAAPFEQQIAQIEEQISAMPEGAEGRAALEDQLGEVKNDLSEEELSYSVAGRLGKAVEPFTRPAGFDWRTDIALLAGVAAKESIVATLGTAYALGEQDPEDAAPLAERLKADSNWSPASALALMLFVLMYSPCFVALVVIKQEAGSWGWLAFSILFTTALAYGVAVIAYQVGKSVL, encoded by the coding sequence ATGAGTGCTGTTCGTCAGTTTGAAAATCATGAAGATGGACCCGGGAAAAAAGCCGGAGTGGTGCGTATTGCCCTGGCGGGCAATCCCAACTCCGGCAAGACCACGGTGTTCAACGGGTATACAGGTGCGCGCCAGCATGTGGGCAATTATCCCGGCGTCACTGTAGACAGAAAAGAAGGGCACATTACTGTGGAGGGCACGCCCGTCACCGTGGTGGACCTTCCCGGCACGTATTCTCTTACGGCCTATTCACAGGAAGAACTGGTGGCCCGACGGGAGCTGAGCGCCGGGCATGTGCAGGCCGTCATCGACGTGGTGGACGCCTCGGCGCTGGAACGCAACCTGCTGCTCACCGTTCAGATGCTGGAAATGGGCATCCCCGTAGTGCTCTGCTGCAACATGATGGACGAGGCCCGTGCCGCCGGCATCCATATTGATATGGAGCACCTGGGCAAGCTGCTGGGCATTCCCGTGCTGCCCATGGTAGCCCGCAGCGGCGAAGGACTGCAGGCGGCCATGAAGACGGCCATCGCCCTGGCCCGTGAAGGCAAACGCGAGCCCCTGCGTTTTTCCTACGGCAGCGATCTTGACCCCGTTATTGCGGATATGGAAAAGCGCATCGCTGAAAGCGGTCTCTTGACAAACCGCCACTTGCCCAGCTGGGTAGCCCTCAAGATGCTGGAAGGCGACAGCGAGATCTGGCATGAAGCCCGTCTGTCCGACGCCCACATCACGGCGGAGCTGGAGGATATCTGCAAAAAAACCGCCGCCCATGTGCGTGACACTCTCAATGCCAACCTGGAATCCATCATTACCGACTACCGCTACGGCTATATCCGCAGTCTGCTGCGCGACGGCATAGTACGCCAGGACGCCGGCAAGGATCGCCTGGCTCTTTCGGACAAGTTGGATAAGGTGCTCACCAACGCCTTTTTCGGGCCGCTGATCATGATCGGCGTGCTCTACCTCATGTTTCAGGTCACCTTTGAGCTGGGGGCCTACCCCCAGGGTTGGGTGGAAGACGGCTTTACCTGGCTGGGCGACGCCATTACAGCAGCCCTGCCTGAAGGGCTGGCCCAGTCGCTTATTGTGGACGGCATCATCGCCGGCGTGGGCGGTGTGCTCAGCTTTGTGCCGCTCATCCTGATCATGTTCGTGCTCATTTCCTTTATGGAAGACAGCGGCTATATGGCCCGCGTGGCTTATATGATGGACCGCATCTTCCGCTTCTTCGGCCTGCACGGGGCCTCGGTCATGCCCTACATCATTGCCGGCGGCATTGCCGGCGGCTGCGCCATCCCCGGCGCCATGGCCACCCGCACCCTGCGCAGCCCCAAGGAAAAGCTGGCCACCCTGCTTACCCTGCCGTACATGGCCTGCGGCGCCAAACTGCCGGTATTTTTGCTGCTGGCCGGGGCTTTTTTCCCGGACAACGCGGCCACCGTCATGTTTTTGCTGACCCTTTCCGGCTGGGTTGTCGCCTTGGTTGTGGCGCGCTTCCTGCGCTCCACCATCGTCAAGGGCGAGGCCACGCCTTTTGTCATGGAACTGCCCCCCTACCGTATGCCCACGCCCTTTGGCCTGCTGCTGCATTGCTGGGAGCGCGCCTGGATGTACATCAAGAAGGCGGGCACCATCCTGGTGGCCGTGGCCGTACTCATCTGGGCCGGCATGACTTTCCCCAGCCTGCCCGAAGACAAGGCTGCCCCCTTTGAACAGCAGATCGCCCAGATCGAAGAGCAGATCTCCGCCATGCCCGAAGGCGCCGAAGGCCGTGCCGCCCTGGAAGACCAACTCGGCGAGGTAAAGAACGACCTTTCGGAAGAAGAGCTCTCCTATTCCGTGGCCGGACGCCTGGGTAAGGCCGTGGAACCCTTCACCCGCCCCGCCGGCTTTGACTGGCGCACGGACATCGCTCTGCTGGCCGGCGTGGCCGCCAAGGAATCCATTGTGGCCACTCTGGGCACGGCCTACGCTCTGGGCGAACAAGACCCCGAAGACGCCGCCCCGCTGGCCGAACGCCTTAAGGCCGACTCCAACTGGTCGCCCGCCTCGGCTCTGGCTCTGATGCTCTTTGTGCTCATGTACTCCCCCTGCTTCGTGGCCCTGGTGGTCATCAAGCAGGAGGCCGGCAGCTGGGGCTGGCTGGCCTTCAGCATCCTGTTCACCACGGCTCTGGCGTACGGCGTGGCGGTAATCGCCTACCAGGTAGGCAAGAGCGTATTGTAA
- a CDS encoding tetratricopeptide repeat protein, whose protein sequence is MSPPRLEREDIIEMEGLLCGQLEAFFSFSGHALYFPTEHAPAEPQLLTRERRLLLPLRREGEVLGVLMLHGVRAREARALLPVLPAAAALCLDNLAWVRAARTDSLTGLATEEALFSRMEEAAARVRAHLEDPSVTDGHDAPLHRLCMGLVLVRLHNGPELVQREGHGFVQKALQSLAAACRTDLPSDVLAARAGRYEFAFLLAASGRGVCHKLAASVLQRMQDAGLTLPLTHRRARLEFCAGHALYPQDMQGQEMKMPMSEQARRCLDRARLAADVAAQAVCAAPGGACRIMPFARILQEGGLVLENLPLGRVRVSLGRQAKAREGMRFALWGRDAGGEPRHKGEIVLLRTGDTDAVGEIVHLADATDQPAPGDGLSLLGEGPGLSPDLEEGGVLALSAETALVARPRADVPGQEDADQNAAQGAVQNAGRGNVAPATAGQKRVLRQSVSGPAATPPAEAATAAASGAVRRGLCGHGDFLRRFALAAEPCPCFTLALLRLETARNGEGEGAAPSRGAGRAAEPLSSALELWRATVGASTADGKAADAPLAGLYGSNSLIFFHPAQPAADLLPAYQDLCAALCRRGLAVAAGLAGYPFLQFRKAEMPDCALKALEYALLLPEPRVGVCNSLALNISADRRYSLGDVFGAVEEYKLALLADAGNVMAWNSLGVCMAALGRRHEARRHFLEALRHKPEPAAAEQIYYNLGTVCQGLGERRAATRYYRQCVKLAPEHLYAHIRLGQLCEQGGRRAEARRCYERAAAIEDAHPGAPSLARRYLARVAVRQRRGGEARELLHEALVRNPQDAAAMLLLAKIYLDGEEDPAIAEMLARKSAGLQDRPEAWQTLARALRALGREDEARVAEARAVLA, encoded by the coding sequence TTGTCTCCTCCCCGGCTGGAACGTGAAGACATCATTGAAATGGAAGGGCTGCTGTGCGGGCAGCTGGAGGCGTTTTTTTCCTTCAGCGGTCACGCCTTGTATTTCCCCACGGAGCATGCCCCGGCGGAGCCGCAGCTGCTCACGCGCGAACGGCGGCTGTTGCTGCCCCTGCGACGGGAGGGAGAGGTGCTGGGCGTGCTCATGCTGCACGGCGTGCGTGCGCGCGAGGCGCGCGCGCTGTTGCCCGTGCTGCCGGCCGCGGCCGCCCTTTGTCTGGACAACCTGGCCTGGGTGCGGGCCGCCCGCACGGACTCCCTCACCGGCCTGGCCACGGAAGAGGCGCTGTTTTCACGCATGGAAGAAGCGGCCGCGCGCGTGCGCGCCCATCTGGAGGATCCGTCCGTAACCGACGGGCACGATGCGCCCTTGCACCGCCTGTGCATGGGCCTTGTGCTGGTGCGTCTGCACAATGGGCCGGAGCTGGTACAGCGGGAAGGACACGGTTTTGTGCAGAAGGCTCTGCAGTCTCTGGCCGCGGCCTGCCGCACGGACCTGCCTTCAGATGTGCTGGCGGCCAGGGCAGGGCGGTATGAATTTGCCTTTTTGCTGGCGGCCAGCGGCCGCGGGGTCTGCCACAAGCTGGCTGCGTCCGTGCTGCAGCGCATGCAGGACGCGGGTCTGACCCTGCCCCTGACCCACAGGCGGGCGCGTCTGGAGTTTTGCGCCGGGCACGCCCTCTATCCGCAGGATATGCAGGGCCAGGAAATGAAGATGCCCATGAGCGAGCAGGCCCGGCGTTGTCTGGACCGCGCCCGTCTGGCCGCTGATGTGGCAGCCCAGGCCGTGTGCGCCGCGCCGGGCGGGGCCTGCCGCATCATGCCCTTTGCCCGCATCCTGCAGGAAGGCGGCCTGGTGCTGGAAAATCTGCCCCTGGGCCGGGTGCGGGTGAGCCTGGGGCGGCAGGCCAAGGCCAGGGAGGGCATGCGCTTTGCCCTCTGGGGGCGGGATGCCGGGGGCGAACCGCGCCACAAGGGCGAAATCGTGTTGCTGCGCACGGGGGATACGGACGCGGTAGGGGAGATTGTGCACCTGGCCGACGCCACGGACCAGCCAGCCCCCGGCGACGGTCTGAGTCTGCTGGGCGAGGGGCCGGGCCTGAGCCCGGATCTGGAAGAGGGCGGCGTTCTTGCGTTATCGGCGGAGACGGCCCTTGTGGCGCGCCCGCGTGCCGACGTCCCCGGCCAGGAAGATGCGGACCAGAATGCTGCCCAGGGTGCTGTTCAGAATGCCGGCCGGGGAAACGTGGCCCCGGCGACAGCGGGGCAGAAGCGCGTCCTCCGCCAGTCGGTGTCAGGCCCGGCCGCAACGCCGCCCGCAGAGGCGGCGACGGCAGCGGCTTCGGGGGCCGTGCGGCGCGGGTTGTGCGGGCACGGCGATTTTCTGCGGCGCTTCGCTCTGGCGGCGGAGCCCTGCCCCTGCTTTACTCTGGCCCTGCTGCGCCTGGAAACGGCGCGCAACGGCGAAGGCGAGGGCGCTGCGCCCTCCCGCGGGGCGGGGCGGGCGGCGGAGCCTCTGAGTAGCGCCCTGGAGCTCTGGCGCGCCACAGTGGGCGCGTCGACTGCAGACGGCAAAGCTGCGGATGCGCCTCTGGCCGGGCTTTACGGCAGCAACAGCCTGATCTTTTTCCACCCGGCGCAGCCGGCTGCCGATCTTTTGCCTGCCTATCAGGATCTCTGCGCGGCCTTGTGTCGGCGCGGCCTGGCTGTGGCCGCAGGGCTGGCCGGCTATCCTTTTCTTCAGTTCCGTAAGGCGGAAATGCCCGACTGCGCGCTCAAGGCCCTGGAATATGCCCTGCTGCTGCCGGAACCGCGCGTGGGGGTCTGCAATTCTCTGGCTCTGAACATCAGTGCCGACCGGCGGTACAGCCTGGGCGATGTCTTCGGCGCGGTGGAGGAATACAAGCTGGCCTTGCTGGCAGACGCGGGCAACGTTATGGCCTGGAATTCTCTGGGCGTGTGCATGGCCGCTCTGGGCCGACGGCACGAAGCGCGGCGGCATTTTCTGGAGGCTCTGCGCCACAAGCCGGAGCCCGCCGCCGCTGAGCAGATCTATTACAATCTGGGCACGGTCTGCCAGGGTTTGGGCGAACGCCGGGCCGCTACGCGGTATTACCGGCAGTGCGTCAAGCTGGCTCCGGAGCACCTTTACGCCCATATCCGTCTGGGGCAGCTCTGCGAGCAGGGCGGTCGCCGCGCCGAGGCCCGGCGCTGTTACGAGCGGGCCGCGGCCATTGAGGACGCGCACCCCGGCGCGCCCAGCCTGGCCCGGCGTTATCTGGCACGGGTGGCCGTGCGCCAGCGGCGGGGCGGCGAGGCCCGCGAACTGCTGCACGAGGCTCTGGTGCGCAACCCCCAGGACGCCGCCGCCATGCTGCTGCTGGCCAAAATTTATCTGGACGGAGAGGAAGACCCGGCCATCGCCGAAATGCTCGCCCGCAAAAGCGCCGGCCTGCAGGACAGGCCCGAAGCCTGGCAGACCCTGGCCAGGGCCCTGCGCGCATTGGGCCGGGAAGATGAGGCCCGCGTGGCGGAGGCCCGCGCTGTGCTGGCCTGA
- a CDS encoding MBL fold metallo-hydrolase, with product MPVATFPLGPLETNSYLLHNADQAVAVDVGGDPAPMLDYLRKHKLALAAICITHRHFDHLYGVATLEQATDAPVYVPKGDDSLAGTESSQGGLWGFPPVPPFSCRPMPEGEVSFGGMDCRVLNTPGHTPGGVSLYFPGEGVVFTGDALFYRSVGRTDFPGGDHATLLHSVREVLFKLPDATRVFPGHGPATSIGDEKLNNPFCGDFPS from the coding sequence ATGCCCGTTGCAACCTTTCCCCTGGGCCCGCTGGAAACCAACAGTTACCTTTTGCATAACGCGGACCAGGCCGTGGCCGTGGACGTGGGGGGAGACCCCGCGCCCATGCTGGACTATCTGCGGAAACACAAACTTGCCCTGGCGGCCATCTGCATCACCCACCGCCATTTCGACCACCTTTATGGCGTAGCCACGCTGGAGCAGGCCACGGACGCGCCCGTATATGTGCCCAAGGGCGACGACAGCCTGGCCGGGACGGAATCGAGCCAGGGCGGACTGTGGGGCTTCCCGCCGGTGCCGCCTTTCAGCTGTCGGCCCATGCCCGAGGGAGAAGTCAGCTTCGGCGGTATGGACTGTCGGGTTCTGAACACGCCCGGGCACACGCCGGGCGGCGTTTCCCTCTATTTTCCCGGCGAAGGCGTCGTCTTTACGGGTGACGCCCTATTCTACCGCTCCGTGGGCCGCACGGATTTTCCCGGCGGCGACCACGCCACACTGCTGCATTCCGTGCGGGAGGTGCTCTTCAAACTGCCCGACGCCACGCGCGTCTTTCCCGGTCACGGCCCGGCCACCAGCATCGGCGACGAAAAGCTGAACAACCCCTTCTGCGGCGACTTCCCCTCATGA
- a CDS encoding flavodoxin family protein gives MNRPLVLLCSPHPNGVSDTVAALFAQGMADAGQQPRLLPLRDYAFAPCTNCGGCTAPPHRCTQDKDGDHAEAILQHILAAPLVLLASPIYFYSLPAHFKALIDRSQRFWAGQTHGAGHPGRPHTQIKPVLAALCAGRSHGDKLFAGALLTLKYFLAPLNACIRENRLLRGLETTQDLLERPAVCGALRSWGHDWGSRLAARQQAGAAADQTAPNTSRPDATHQAPLLPDATTGQTRPPFR, from the coding sequence ATGAACCGCCCGCTGGTCCTGCTCTGCAGCCCCCACCCCAACGGGGTATCGGACACGGTGGCGGCCCTGTTCGCCCAGGGCATGGCCGACGCCGGACAACAGCCGCGCCTGCTGCCCTTGAGGGATTATGCCTTTGCCCCCTGCACCAACTGCGGGGGCTGCACCGCGCCGCCCCACCGCTGTACTCAGGACAAAGACGGCGACCATGCTGAAGCGATTCTGCAGCATATTCTGGCGGCTCCTCTGGTGCTGCTGGCCTCCCCCATCTACTTCTATTCCCTGCCCGCGCACTTCAAGGCGCTGATCGACCGCTCACAACGCTTCTGGGCCGGGCAAACCCACGGCGCCGGGCACCCCGGACGCCCCCACACCCAAATCAAACCCGTGCTGGCGGCCCTCTGCGCCGGACGCTCCCACGGCGACAAGCTGTTTGCCGGAGCACTGCTCACCCTGAAGTATTTTCTGGCTCCGCTCAATGCCTGCATCCGCGAAAACCGCCTGCTGCGCGGCCTGGAAACCACACAGGATCTGCTGGAACGCCCGGCGGTCTGCGGCGCGCTGCGCTCCTGGGGGCACGACTGGGGCAGCCGCCTGGCCGCACGGCAACAGGCGGGGGCGGCCGCCGACCAGACAGCCCCCAACACATCCCGGCCCGACGCGACGCATCAGGCGCCTCTTCTCCCAGACGCAACCACAGGGCAGACGCGCCCGCCCTTCCGGTGA
- a CDS encoding ComF family protein: MAEALLCPACLPLLRPYNGPRCPVCGLPPADYPQHREAAGLCGRCLTDPPPWSGLAFHGLYAGVLRHLLLRLKFDAHLYLTPLLADLLYRAAQGLPQPDALLAVPQHPAHLRQRGYNQAHELAKALARRTGLPLRPQLLRRVLPGPAQSGLTATQRRANVRHSFIAAAEAQGLRLWLLDDVMTTGSTLRAAACALRAAGACAVDVLVVARTPQHGPLP; the protein is encoded by the coding sequence ATGGCGGAAGCCCTGCTCTGCCCCGCCTGTCTCCCCCTGCTCCGGCCTTACAACGGCCCCCGCTGCCCCGTCTGCGGCTTGCCCCCGGCAGATTATCCCCAACACAGGGAGGCCGCCGGCCTGTGCGGCCGTTGCCTCACGGATCCGCCCCCCTGGAGCGGCCTGGCCTTCCACGGTCTGTACGCCGGAGTGCTGCGGCACTTGCTGCTGCGGCTCAAATTTGACGCCCACCTCTACCTGACCCCTTTGCTGGCGGACCTGCTGTACAGGGCCGCGCAAGGCCTGCCGCAGCCCGACGCCCTGCTGGCCGTGCCGCAGCACCCTGCACACCTGCGGCAACGGGGCTACAACCAGGCCCACGAACTGGCCAAGGCCCTGGCCCGGCGCACGGGCTTGCCCCTGCGACCCCAGTTGCTGCGCCGCGTTCTGCCGGGCCCGGCCCAATCCGGCCTGACCGCAACGCAACGCCGGGCCAATGTCCGGCACAGTTTTATCGCAGCGGCAGAAGCGCAAGGCCTGCGCCTCTGGCTGCTGGACGACGTCATGACCACAGGCAGCACCCTCAGGGCTGCGGCCTGCGCCCTGCGGGCCGCCGGCGCTTGTGCCGTGGACGTGCTGGTGGTGGCCCGCACCCCGCAGCACGGCCCCCTGCCCTGA
- a CDS encoding DUF4198 domain-containing protein, with product MALVSLLLAAPLPVRAQVTLLVPSEPSVEAPPLKAGKAEVDKGEAGKVEAAKNEAKAEVAPREDKKGKEQKGTPPENMPAGVPASPAAANATKPAAAAATEAAPQPDIGAEVDVLITMLRPFRYEGLVMDMPQLFAVLRYDDATPLKEGVLQPERRDLLGDVEEIRYLDQKAWGANVALNKPGLYQFLIEARPWWDAARQRFAQHYVKTILPVYGVERGWDAPAGLRFEIVPRTRPFGLMAPTLFSGQALLEGKPLPKALVRMHRINVEKTPVPTPWHEELATRADSQGNFAFVLAQPGWWCCQAEAEGAPLKGPDGQPKPLEMGALLWLYVDAPAAPPRRR from the coding sequence ATGGCCTTGGTCAGCCTGCTGCTGGCCGCCCCTTTGCCGGTACGAGCCCAGGTGACCCTGCTGGTGCCCAGCGAACCCAGTGTGGAGGCTCCCCCGCTAAAAGCAGGCAAGGCCGAGGTGGACAAAGGCGAAGCAGGCAAGGTCGAGGCCGCCAAAAATGAGGCCAAGGCCGAGGTCGCACCCCGGGAAGACAAAAAGGGCAAAGAGCAGAAAGGCACGCCGCCGGAAAACATGCCCGCGGGCGTCCCTGCCTCCCCCGCGGCCGCCAACGCCACCAAGCCCGCCGCGGCTGCCGCAACCGAGGCAGCGCCACAGCCGGACATTGGCGCAGAAGTGGACGTGCTTATCACCATGCTGCGCCCTTTCCGCTATGAGGGCCTGGTCATGGACATGCCCCAGCTTTTCGCCGTGCTGCGTTATGACGATGCCACGCCGCTGAAAGAAGGCGTGCTGCAGCCCGAACGTCGCGACCTGCTGGGCGACGTGGAAGAAATCCGCTATCTGGATCAGAAGGCCTGGGGGGCCAACGTGGCCCTGAACAAGCCCGGGCTCTACCAATTCCTTATTGAGGCCCGACCCTGGTGGGACGCGGCCCGCCAACGCTTTGCCCAGCACTATGTCAAAACCATCCTGCCCGTCTACGGCGTTGAACGCGGCTGGGACGCGCCCGCAGGCCTGCGTTTCGAAATCGTACCCCGCACGCGGCCGTTCGGGCTTATGGCCCCGACGTTGTTCAGCGGCCAGGCTCTGCTGGAAGGCAAACCCCTGCCCAAGGCTCTGGTGCGCATGCACCGCATCAATGTGGAAAAAACGCCCGTGCCCACCCCCTGGCATGAAGAACTGGCAACCCGTGCTGACAGCCAGGGCAATTTTGCCTTTGTGCTCGCCCAGCCCGGCTGGTGGTGCTGCCAGGCGGAAGCCGAAGGCGCGCCCCTCAAAGGACCGGACGGCCAGCCCAAGCCCCTGGAGATGGGCGCGCTGCTCTGGCTTTATGTGGACGCCCCGGCCGCGCCGCCGCGCCGCCGCTGA
- a CDS encoding TOBE domain-containing protein, translating into MHTSARNVFHGKITAVHSGAVNDEVELAVEGGPSIVASITQVSTRKLGLKPGVEALALIKASFVLLVEEAENYLLSTRNQFPGVIGKVIPGAVNAEVLVDLPGGASIAAIVTMGSVEKMGLKPGKKITAIAKASQVILAVPQ; encoded by the coding sequence ATGCACACCAGCGCAAGAAACGTGTTTCACGGCAAAATTACGGCCGTCCATTCCGGCGCGGTCAACGATGAAGTGGAACTGGCCGTAGAGGGCGGCCCCAGTATCGTGGCCTCCATCACCCAGGTGAGCACCAGGAAGCTGGGCCTCAAACCCGGCGTGGAAGCCCTGGCCCTGATCAAAGCCAGCTTTGTGCTGCTGGTGGAAGAGGCGGAAAACTACCTGCTTTCCACCCGCAACCAGTTTCCCGGCGTCATCGGCAAGGTGATTCCCGGCGCGGTCAATGCCGAAGTGCTGGTGGACCTGCCCGGCGGCGCCTCCATCGCCGCCATCGTGACCATGGGCAGCGTGGAAAAAATGGGCCTCAAACCCGGCAAAAAAATCACGGCCATCGCCAAGGCCTCACAAGTCATCCTGGCCGTGCCCCAATAG
- a CDS encoding manganese-dependent inorganic pyrophosphatase yields MSALVLGHMNPDTDSIIAAIAAADLYNKRGLDVTPVAQGAPTPETAFVLQKFGLTAPQVVSDVAGKEVYLVDYSDLAQAPKGMDSATVLGIVDHHKLGDVTTSTPLEAWIWPVGCSNTVLKNMYDFYGVEIPKNIAGGMLCAILSDTVIFKSPTCTPADKKAVEELAKIAGVSDVVKLGMEMFKVKSAVEGTSMHDLVFRDYKDFDMNGNKVGIGQLEVVDLSILEPVKAGLQAEIAKVKGEGRHSVFLLLTDIMKEGSEMLIVSDDPAVVEKAFGVKPDGDKVWLPGVMSRKKQVVPNFEKAFK; encoded by the coding sequence ATGTCCGCATTAGTTCTTGGTCACATGAATCCCGATACCGACAGCATTATTGCCGCCATTGCCGCCGCCGATCTGTACAACAAGCGCGGCCTGGACGTTACCCCCGTGGCCCAGGGCGCGCCCACCCCTGAAACCGCCTTTGTGCTGCAGAAGTTCGGCCTCACGGCGCCCCAGGTGGTGTCCGACGTGGCCGGCAAGGAAGTGTATCTGGTGGACTATTCCGACCTGGCCCAGGCCCCCAAGGGCATGGACTCCGCCACTGTGCTGGGCATTGTGGACCACCACAAGCTGGGCGATGTGACCACTTCCACCCCGCTGGAAGCCTGGATCTGGCCCGTGGGCTGCTCCAACACCGTGCTCAAGAACATGTACGATTTTTACGGCGTGGAAATTCCCAAGAACATCGCGGGCGGCATGCTCTGCGCCATCCTTTCCGACACGGTCATCTTCAAGTCCCCGACCTGTACCCCCGCCGACAAGAAAGCCGTGGAAGAACTGGCCAAGATCGCCGGCGTGAGCGATGTGGTCAAGCTGGGCATGGAAATGTTCAAGGTCAAGAGTGCCGTTGAAGGCACCTCCATGCACGACTTGGTCTTCCGCGACTACAAAGATTTTGACATGAACGGCAACAAGGTGGGCATTGGCCAGTTGGAAGTGGTGGACCTCTCCATCCTTGAGCCCGTCAAGGCCGGCCTTCAGGCTGAAATCGCCAAGGTGAAGGGCGAAGGCCGCCACAGTGTCTTCTTGCTGCTGACCGACATCATGAAAGAGGGTTCGGAGATGCTCATCGTTTCCGACGACCCGGCCGTGGTGGAAAAGGCCTTCGGCGTCAAGCCCGATGGCGACAAAGTGTGGCTGCCCGGCGTCATGAGCCGCAAAAAGCAAGTGGTGCCCAACTTTGAAAAGGCCTTCAAATAG
- a CDS encoding tyrosine recombinase XerC, whose product MKRTERDLAVIKRPAAQAAALAGRTGRPALNATGPNTAVPDEGRVLIEAFLAWMAVQRGAATATQRAYGVDLAQLQDFLRSQGVDLGRPETVTKRHMQAFLAWLFHQGEAKSSMARKLAAARSFFRLQMRNGRVEENVAAQVRNPRQDKRQPRALNVDETFALLDAPTASPPATAEAERLLCRDLALAELLYGSGLRISEALQLDLDDVQLSSQVLRVMGKGARERLAPLSDTSCERLRAWLCERPLLAAPEEVALFVGARGARLQRREAARIVARLCRRAGLAVTVSPHSLRHSFATHLLAAGADLRSVQELLGHKRLTTTQRYTQVSLERLMETYDAAHPRAGKK is encoded by the coding sequence ATGAAGCGGACGGAACGGGATTTGGCGGTCATAAAGCGCCCCGCGGCACAGGCTGCGGCCCTTGCCGGGCGGACGGGCCGGCCCGCCCTCAATGCGACGGGCCCCAATACGGCGGTCCCGGACGAGGGCAGGGTGCTTATTGAGGCCTTTCTGGCCTGGATGGCCGTGCAGCGCGGCGCGGCCACGGCCACCCAGCGGGCTTATGGCGTGGATCTGGCCCAATTGCAGGATTTTTTGCGCAGTCAGGGCGTGGATCTGGGCCGTCCGGAAACCGTGACCAAGCGGCATATGCAGGCTTTTCTGGCCTGGCTTTTTCATCAGGGGGAGGCCAAAAGCTCCATGGCGCGCAAGCTGGCGGCCGCGCGTTCTTTTTTTCGTCTGCAGATGCGCAACGGCCGGGTGGAGGAAAACGTGGCCGCCCAGGTGCGCAATCCCCGACAGGACAAACGCCAGCCCCGGGCCCTCAATGTGGACGAAACCTTTGCCCTGCTGGACGCGCCCACGGCATCGCCCCCGGCCACGGCCGAGGCGGAACGCCTGCTCTGTCGCGACCTGGCTCTGGCGGAGTTGCTCTACGGTTCCGGCCTGCGCATTTCCGAGGCGCTGCAGCTGGACCTGGACGACGTGCAGCTTTCTTCACAGGTGCTGCGGGTTATGGGCAAGGGTGCGCGGGAGCGCCTTGCCCCCCTTTCCGATACCTCGTGCGAGCGCCTGCGGGCCTGGCTCTGCGAGCGACCTTTGCTGGCCGCGCCGGAAGAGGTGGCCCTGTTTGTAGGCGCGCGGGGGGCTCGGCTGCAGCGGCGAGAGGCCGCGCGCATTGTGGCCCGGCTCTGCCGGCGGGCCGGGCTGGCGGTGACGGTTTCGCCGCACAGTCTGCGCCATTCCTTCGCCACCCATCTGCTGGCGGCGGGAGCGGACCTGCGCAGCGTACAGGAACTTTTGGGGCACAAGCGGCTGACCACCACCCAGCGCTATACCCAGGTCAGCCTGGAGCGGCTGATGGAAACCTATGATGCGGCCCATCCTCGGGCCGGGAAAAAATAA